A section of the Carya illinoinensis cultivar Pawnee chromosome 12, C.illinoinensisPawnee_v1, whole genome shotgun sequence genome encodes:
- the LOC122289017 gene encoding uncharacterized protein LOC122289017: MANFFSTHFAVLLLFTFLIFFSIPITLSHSSIHDLLRSKGLPPGLLPKEVKSYTLLENGTLEVFLDGPCLTKFENRVYFDSVVRANLTYGSLIGVVGLSQEELFLWLPVKDIIVDDPRSGLILFDIGVAHKQLSLSLFEDPPSCKPGGGLENHVRRGKGFEALR, from the exons ATGGCCAACTTCTTTAGCACCCACTTCGCAGTCCTTCTTCTCTTCACCTTTCTGATTTTCTTCTCCATTCCTATCACTCTCTCCCACTCCTCCATTCATGACCTCCTTCGCTCCAAAGGCTTACCACCCGGTCTGCTCCCCAAGGAGGTCAAGTCCTACACTCTCTTAGAAAACGGCACCCTAGAAGTCTTTCTCGATGGGCCATGCCTGACAAAGTTCGAGAACAGGGTGTATTTTGACAGTGTTGTGAGGGCTAATCTCACCTATGGGAGTCTCATAGGAGTGGTGGGTCTCTCCCAAGAAGAGCTTTTCCTATGGCTGCCGGTGAAAGATATCATAGTCGATGATCCAAGATCGGGGCTTATACTGTTCGACATAGGGGTCGCTCACAAGCAACTTTCTTTATCACTCTTTGAAGATCCGCCAAGTTGTAAGCCAGGAG GTGGTTTGGAGAATCATGTGAGGAGGGGGAAAGGTTTCGAGGCTCTGAGATAG
- the LOC122288982 gene encoding indole-3-acetic acid-amido synthetase GH3.6-like yields the protein MPEAPNCSLKPTDHHNLAEKNKKTLQFIEDITTDADEVQKRVLSEILSRNATVEYLQRHGLKGHTDRETFKKVMPVIAYDDIQADVTRIANGDTSPILCSSPISEFLTSSGTSGGERKLMPTIEEDMERRSLFYSLLMPVMSQYVPGLDKGKGMYFLFIKSEAKTPGGLLARPVLTSYYKSSHFTERPYDPYTNYTSPNETIHCLDSYQSMYTQLLCGLCQNKEVLRVGAVFASGFIRAIRFLEKHWASLCDDIRTGTINAQIADPLVRGAVMKILKPDPKLADFIEVECGKDSWQGIITRLWPNTKYVDVIVTGTMSQYIPTLDYYSNGLPIVCTMYASSESYFGVNLNPLCKPSEVSYTLIPTLCYFEFLPVNRNNGVINSPSLPESLSEKEQKELVDLVDVKLGEEYELVVTTYSGFYRYRVGDVLRVAGFKNKAPQFTFLCRKNVVLSIDSDKTDEVELQNAVKIAVNHLMPFDATVAEYTSHADTATIPGHYVLFWEVTLNESTPIPSSVFEDCCLTMEESLNSVYRQGRVSDKSIGPLEIKIVEPGTFDKLMDYAISLGASINQYKTPRCVKFSPIVDLLNSRVVSNHFSPKCPKWVPGHKQWNNQD from the exons atgccTGAGGCTCCAAACTGTTCATTGAAACCCACAGATCACCACAATCTTGCAGAGAAGAACAAGAAGACTCTTCAGTTCATTGAAGATATCACGACCGACGCTGATGAGGTTCAGAAGCGAGTTCTTTCTGAAATCCTCTCTCGCAATGCTACCGTAGAGTACTTGCAGAGGCACGGCCTCAAAGGTCACACTGACCGCGAGACCTTCAAGAAAGTCATGCCTGTGATTGCCTACGATGATATCCAAGCGGATGTCACTCGTATCGCCAATGGCGACACTTCCCCAATCCTCTGCTCAAGCCCCATTAGTGAGTTCTTGACAAG CTCGGGGACAtcgggaggagagagaaaattgaTGCCCACAATTGAAGAGGACATGGAGAGGAGGTCACTGTTCTATAGCCTCTTGATGCCGGTGATGAGCCAATACGTTCCTGGCCTAGACAAAGGCAAAGGAATGTACTTTTTATTCATAAAGTCCGAGGCCAAGACGCCTGGAGGCCTTTTGGCTCGCCCGGTACTCACTAGCTATTACAAAAGCTCCCACTTCACAGAAAGGCCCTATGACCCTTACACAAACTACACTAGCCCAAACGAAACCATCCACTGCCTTGACTCCTACCAAAGCATGTATACACAACTACTTTGTGGCCTCTGCCAAAACAAGGAAGTCCTAAGGGTTGGCGCAGTTTTCGCCTCCGGCTTCATTCGCGCAATCCGATTCCTCGAGAAGCATTGGGCTTCTCTTTGCGACGATATTAGAACCGGAACCATCAACGCCCAAATTGCTGACCCTTTAGTCCGAGGGGCCGTCATGAAGATCCTCAAACCTGATCCCAAGCTTGCAGATTTTATTGAGGTCGAGTGCGGCAaagattcttggcaaggaatcaTAACTAGGTTGTGGCCAAACACCAAGTATGTGGATGTGATTGTGACTGGGACCATGTCACAGTACATTCCAACTCTTGATTACTATAGCAATGGCCTCCCAATTGTGTGCACCATGTATGCATCCTCTGAATCCTACTTCGGCGTCAACCTTAATCCTCTTTGCAAGCCTAGTGAAGTTTCATACACGCTCATTCCCACCTTGTGCTATTTCGAGTTTCTGCCCGTCAATAGAAACAATGGGGTCATTAACTCTCCCTCCCTGCCCGAATCTCTCAGTGAAAAAGAACAGAAAGAGCTGGTGGATCTAGTTGACGTCAAGCTTGGGGAAGAATATGAGCTTGTTGTTACAACTTATTCTG GATTCTATCGCTACAGAGTTGGGGATGTGCTTCGAGTGGCCGGATTCAAGAACAAGGCCCCCCAGTTCACCTTCTTATGCCGGAAAAATGTGGTCCTCAGCATTGATTCTGAtaagactgatgaagttgagctGCAAAATGCAGTGAAAATTGCTGTGAACCATTTGATGCCATTCGATGCAACTGTGGCTGAATACACTAGTCACGCGGACACTGCAACCATCCCAGGCCACTATGTTCTATTCTGGGAAGTTACCCTCAATGAGTCAACCCCAATTCCATCATCTGTATTTGAGGACTGCTGCTTGACCATGGAAGAGTCCCTCAACAGCGTGTACCGCCAAGGCCGTGTTTCGGACAAGTCGATTGGCCCTCTAGAGATAAAGATTGTTGAGCCTGGGACATTCGATAAGCTCATGGATTACGCCATTAGCTTAGGCGCGTCCATAAACCAGTACAAGACCCCGAGGTGTGTGAAATTTTCACCCATTGTTGACCTCTTGAACTCGAGGGTTGTGTCAAACCACTTTAGCCCCAAATGTCCCAAGTGGGTTCCGGGCCATAAGCAATGGAACAATCAGGATTGA